A segment of the Alphaproteobacteria bacterium genome:
GTCGCCGAGGCCTTCCATAAGCGGCTCGGGCTTACCGGCATCGTGCTCACGCGCGTCGACGGCGACGCGAGAGGTGGTGCGGCCCTTAGCATGCGGGCCGTCACGGGTTGTCCGATCAAGCTTATCGGTGTCGGCGAGAAGCTCGATGCCCTCGAGGCATTCCATCCAACACGCATCGCCGGCCGCATCCTCGGCATGGGCGACGTCGTGTCGCTCGTCGAGAAGGCGGCCGAGACGATCGAGGAAGAAGAGGCGCGAAAGCTCGCCAAGAAGTTCGAGAAGGGTAAGTTCGATCTCGAGGACATGGCTTCCCAACTGCGCCAACTCCGCAAGATGGGTGGCATGGAAGGTGTGCTTGCGATGCTGCCGGGTGTCGGCAAGGTCAAGAAGCAGCTTGCCGAGCGGCAGATCGACAACCGCGTCATCAAGCGCCAAGAGGCGATCATCGGCTCCATGACCGGGGAGGAGCGTCGGAATCCGAACCTCATTCACGCCTCGCGCAAACGGCGCATTGCGTCGGGTTCGGGTACGTCGGTGCAGGACGTGAACAAGCTCCTCAAGCAATTCATGGACATGAGCCGGATGATGAAGCAGGTCTCGAAGCTCGGGCAAAAAGGCATGATGCGCGCCGGCCTGCCGGGGATGGGTGGCAGGATGCCGCCCGGCTTCCCACGTTAGCGCGCCGCGACCGATGGAACGGCAAACGAGCTGCAATTTCGATCGATCGAAACTCAACCGAAGGAGAGCGAAAGGAAATGTCACTTAAAATCCGGCTTGCCCGTGCGGGAACGAAGAAGCGGCCTTTTTATCGCATCGTGATCGCCGATTCGCGCAGTCCGCGCGACGGTCGCTTCATCGAGCGGGTAGGGAGCTACAATCCGATGGTCGCGAAGGACCATCCGGAGCGCATCGTCCTCAATACGGATCGGATAAAGCATTGGCTGGGCGTAGGCGCTCAGCCGACCGAGCGCGTTGCGCGCTTTTTCGGCAAGCTCGGGCTCGGCCCGACGCCGGCGATCCCCAAGCAGACGAAACAGCATCTTCCGAAGGCGAAGGCGCAGGAG
Coding sequences within it:
- the rpsP gene encoding 30S ribosomal protein S16, producing MSLKIRLARAGTKKRPFYRIVIADSRSPRDGRFIERVGSYNPMVAKDHPERIVLNTDRIKHWLGVGAQPTERVARFFGKLGLGPTPAIPKQTKQHLPKAKAQERMKAAAEQAAAPAAEAAAESPASS